From the Butyrivibrio fibrisolvens genome, one window contains:
- a CDS encoding glycoside hydrolase family 30 beta sandwich domain-containing protein produces the protein MKEGARRVLSSTYDNDIETVSFINPDESLVTVILNRRDEDKKAVVSTGDGYVEVDIPAHSIQTLVM, from the coding sequence ATAAAAGAAGGCGCAAGAAGAGTACTGTCCAGCACTTATGACAACGATATCGAGACAGTAAGCTTTATAAATCCTGACGAAAGCCTCGTAACTGTTATCTTAAACAGACGAGATGAAGACAAGAAAGCTGTAGTCAGTACAGGAGATGGCTACGTAGAAGTAGATATCCCGGCACATTCTATCCAGACACTGGTAATGTAA
- a CDS encoding 2-phosphosulfolactate phosphatase, producing MNIEILELIEGAKKAKGLTVIIDVFRAFTVECYLFDKGAARIFPIGSLEEALELKKQNPSYVLFGEREGRKQEGCDYGNSPYQLLSGDFEGKTIIHTTSAGTQGIVNAVNASEIITGSLVNAKAVAEYIKARNPEDVSICPMGLAGKVSSEEDLLAAEYIRALILGEDFDIEGRIAHLKDHGASKFFDPDTQDVFPKEDYPLCVDINKFPFILKVSKTNDRLTVNKISL from the coding sequence ATGAATATTGAGATACTAGAACTTATAGAAGGAGCAAAAAAAGCCAAGGGGCTTACAGTTATCATAGATGTATTTAGAGCATTTACTGTGGAGTGCTACCTTTTTGATAAGGGCGCTGCCAGAATTTTCCCTATAGGAAGTCTTGAAGAGGCCCTAGAGCTAAAGAAGCAGAATCCGTCTTATGTACTCTTCGGCGAGCGAGAAGGCAGGAAGCAGGAAGGCTGCGATTATGGCAACTCCCCATACCAGCTCCTTTCAGGCGACTTTGAAGGTAAGACCATAATCCATACCACAAGCGCCGGAACACAGGGCATAGTCAATGCAGTCAATGCCTCCGAGATCATCACAGGATCCCTTGTTAATGCCAAGGCCGTAGCTGAGTATATTAAGGCCAGGAACCCGGAAGACGTCTCCATCTGTCCTATGGGGCTTGCCGGCAAGGTTAGCTCCGAAGAAGATCTCCTTGCCGCAGAATATATAAGAGCCTTGATCCTTGGTGAAGACTTCGACATAGAAGGAAGGATAGCCCATCTTAAGGATCACGGCGCATCCAAGTTCTTCGACCCTGATACGCAGGATGTTTTTCCAAAAGAGGACTATCCTCTGTGTGTAGATATCAATAAATTCCCGTTTATATTAAAAGTATCAAAAACAAACGATAGATTAACCGTAAATAAGATATCACTGTAA
- a CDS encoding glycosyl hydrolase family 8 has translation MGSFDNKTYRNVFKEIGKTQEEIDAKIKEAVDIFFYDEKERIYHPAGDDMGYLVDTGNNDARTEGMSYGMMMCVQLDMKEEFDRIWKWAKTFMYMEEGDNEGYFAWSCQLDGTKNAYGPAPDGEEFFAMALLFASHRWGDGEGIYNYSKQAKEILRACLHKGENGRVGDPMWNRDNGQILFVPGSPYTDPSYHLPHFYELFALWAYEEDREFFKKAATVSRKYLVSACHPETGLNPEYGNFDGTPMDEKLPWGQFGDFFSDAYRTAANIGLDAEWFGVDEGQLGVPLKAMKFFGTDLEAVRCAYKVDGTPLERPVLHPVGLVATIAQSALSVPYSEDPDSDFSVAAKWVNWFWNQPLRKGERRYYDNCLYLFALLALSGNYRIW, from the coding sequence ATGGGATCATTCGATAACAAAACCTATAGAAATGTATTCAAAGAGATAGGTAAAACGCAAGAAGAGATAGATGCTAAGATCAAAGAAGCTGTCGATATCTTCTTTTATGATGAAAAAGAAAGAATCTATCATCCTGCAGGCGATGACATGGGATATCTTGTAGACACCGGCAACAACGATGCCAGAACAGAAGGCATGTCCTATGGCATGATGATGTGCGTACAGCTTGATATGAAGGAAGAGTTTGACAGGATCTGGAAGTGGGCTAAGACCTTCATGTACATGGAAGAGGGTGACAATGAGGGATATTTTGCATGGTCATGTCAGCTTGATGGTACCAAGAACGCTTACGGACCTGCACCTGACGGGGAAGAGTTTTTTGCCATGGCGCTTCTATTCGCATCACACAGATGGGGAGATGGAGAGGGCATCTACAATTATAGTAAACAGGCCAAAGAAATTCTCAGAGCCTGCCTTCATAAGGGTGAAAATGGCAGAGTAGGAGATCCTATGTGGAACAGAGACAACGGCCAGATCCTCTTCGTACCGGGAAGCCCATATACAGATCCTTCCTATCATCTGCCACATTTCTATGAGCTGTTTGCTCTCTGGGCATATGAAGAGGATAGAGAGTTCTTCAAGAAGGCTGCAACAGTTAGTAGGAAATATCTGGTATCTGCCTGTCATCCAGAGACTGGCCTTAATCCTGAATATGGCAACTTCGACGGCACACCTATGGATGAGAAGCTCCCGTGGGGACAGTTTGGTGATTTCTTCAGTGATGCCTACAGGACAGCTGCCAATATAGGTCTTGATGCAGAGTGGTTCGGAGTAGACGAAGGCCAGCTTGGCGTACCTCTTAAGGCTATGAAGTTCTTCGGAACAGACCTTGAAGCAGTAAGATGTGCTTACAAGGTGGACGGAACTCCCCTTGAAAGACCGGTACTTCACCCTGTAGGACTTGTTGCTACCATCGCTCAAAGTGCTCTGTCCGTACCTTACAGCGAAGATCCTGATAGCGACTTTTCTGTAGCAGCCAAGTGGGTCAACTGGTTCTGGAATCAGCCACTTAGAAAAGGAGAGCGCAGATACTATGACAATTGCCTGTATCTGTTCGCACTGCTGGCGCTGTCAGGCAATTATAGGATATGGTGA
- a CDS encoding PD-(D/E)XK nuclease family transposase, with amino-acid sequence MTFDNVVRGDDYIEVKPVYHIGFLDFTLFEDHPEFFAKYHISNEKDGYQYTDKFHLYVIELNHTEMATEEDKKHKIDTWAKLFKATTWEEIKMITSANPSMNSTAEEIFAANSDFMIAEQCRVREDNIIHERRMKEALVEKDNKIEEQAKELEEKDKKLEEKDKKLEEKDKKLEEKDKKLEEKDKKLEEKAKELEEQAKELEEQAELIAILQKQLEEKGIKD; translated from the coding sequence TTGACATTTGATAACGTGGTTCGAGGAGATGATTATATCGAAGTTAAGCCTGTCTATCACATAGGCTTTCTTGACTTTACACTTTTTGAAGATCATCCTGAGTTTTTTGCAAAATACCATATCAGTAACGAAAAGGATGGTTATCAGTATACTGACAAGTTTCATCTGTATGTGATAGAATTAAATCACACAGAAATGGCTACAGAAGAAGATAAAAAACACAAAATCGATACTTGGGCCAAACTTTTCAAAGCTACTACATGGGAGGAAATTAAGATGATCACAAGTGCCAACCCATCCATGAATTCAACTGCTGAAGAAATATTTGCCGCTAATTCTGACTTTATGATCGCTGAGCAGTGCCGCGTAAGAGAAGATAATATCATTCACGAAAGAAGAATGAAAGAAGCACTGGTTGAAAAAGATAATAAAATCGAAGAACAAGCAAAAGAACTTGAAGAGAAAGATAAAAAGCTTGAAGAGAAAGATAAAAAGCTTGAAGAGAAAGATAAAAAGCTTGAAGAGAAAGATAAAAAGCTTGAAGAGAAAGATAAAAAGCTTGAAGAGAAAGCAAAAGAACTTGAAGAGCAAGCAAAAGAACTTGAAGAGCAAGCCGAATTAATTGCAATATTACAAAAACAACTGGAAGAAAAAGGCATAAAGGATTAA